Proteins found in one Nitrosopumilus maritimus SCM1 genomic segment:
- the rnz gene encoding ribonuclease Z, producing the protein MKLVFLGTSAAQPTENRGLSCICLEREGEVLMFDAGEAAQISYMKSGLGWNKKMKIFVTHLHGDHCVGILGLLQTMSMQNRTESLEIFGPSGIEEFIAANIKVLNFGLSFPILINTIKDEKIFEDEKFLIRTCKANHSIIAFSYLFEEKDKPGRFNVEKAKELGIPEGELWNKLQNGNEITVNEKIIKPEQVLGERRPGKKIGISGDTMPTKELEEFFEECDYLVFDSTFLEAEKQKAQDTCHSTAKQAATVAKNAKVKNLVLTHFSARYRDEVEHLREAKEIHDSVITAKDLLEIEIK; encoded by the coding sequence ATGAAACTTGTATTTCTTGGAACTTCAGCTGCACAACCAACTGAGAACAGAGGATTATCATGCATATGTTTAGAGAGAGAAGGTGAAGTTCTCATGTTTGATGCAGGTGAAGCCGCACAGATTTCATATATGAAATCAGGATTGGGTTGGAATAAAAAAATGAAAATATTTGTTACACATCTTCATGGCGATCATTGCGTAGGAATTTTAGGATTATTACAAACAATGTCTATGCAAAATAGAACAGAATCATTAGAAATTTTTGGTCCAAGTGGAATTGAAGAATTTATTGCAGCAAACATCAAAGTTTTGAATTTTGGGTTGTCATTTCCTATTTTGATCAATACAATAAAAGATGAAAAAATTTTTGAAGATGAAAAATTTTTAATCCGTACATGTAAAGCAAATCATTCTATTATTGCATTTTCTTATTTATTTGAAGAAAAAGACAAACCAGGAAGATTCAATGTTGAAAAAGCTAAGGAATTAGGAATACCTGAAGGTGAATTATGGAATAAGTTACAAAATGGAAATGAGATTACAGTTAATGAAAAAATAATAAAACCAGAACAAGTTTTAGGAGAAAGACGTCCAGGTAAAAAAATAGGGATTTCTGGAGATACAATGCCTACAAAAGAATTAGAAGAATTTTTTGAAGAGTGTGATTATCTTGTATTTGATTCAACATTTCTTGAGGCAGAAAAACAAAAAGCGCAAGATACGTGTCACTCAACTGCAAAACAAGCTGCAACAGTAGCAAAAAATGCAAAAGTAAAGAATCTGGTCTTAACACATTTTTCAGCAAGATACAGAGACGAAGTAGAACATCTAAGAGAAGCAAAAGAAATTCATGATTCAGTAATTACTGCAAAGGATCTTTTAGAAATAGAGATCAAATGA
- a CDS encoding NAD-dependent protein deacylase, with product MFESIKDQVKNAKKIVFVTGAGISQESGIPTFRGKDGLWRNYDAMKLATIDAFYDDPKLVWEWYNERRHNIFSANPNQGHKAIAELEKFADVVSLTQNIDGLHQKAGSTKVLELHGSIVKIKCTVCDFSDEIMTDFTENPPLCKCGSILRPDVVWFGESLPQDVWQEAIIHANQCDLMIIVGTSLVVSPANTLPIYAKQNNAMLIEINPENTEMSSEMDLVIRNTSANALPEFVSLFKNL from the coding sequence ATGTTTGAATCAATTAAAGATCAAGTTAAGAATGCAAAAAAGATTGTTTTTGTTACTGGAGCAGGAATCTCACAAGAAAGTGGAATTCCCACATTTAGAGGCAAAGATGGTCTTTGGAGAAACTATGATGCCATGAAATTGGCTACAATTGACGCATTTTATGATGATCCAAAATTGGTTTGGGAATGGTATAATGAACGAAGACACAATATTTTTTCAGCAAATCCAAACCAAGGGCACAAAGCAATTGCCGAACTTGAAAAATTTGCAGATGTTGTCAGTTTGACACAAAATATTGATGGATTGCATCAAAAAGCAGGCAGTACCAAAGTTTTGGAATTACATGGAAGTATTGTAAAAATAAAATGTACTGTTTGTGATTTTAGTGATGAAATAATGACAGATTTTACAGAAAATCCACCTTTATGTAAATGTGGAAGTATTTTGAGGCCAGATGTTGTTTGGTTTGGAGAGTCTCTACCACAAGATGTTTGGCAAGAAGCAATAATTCATGCAAATCAATGCGATCTAATGATTATTGTAGGAACATCACTCGTAGTATCCCCTGCAAACACTTTACCAATATATGCAAAACAAAACAATGCAATGCTAATAGAAATTAATCCAGAAAATACTGAAATGTCATCAGAAATGGATCTTGTAATAAGAAACACTAGTGCTAATGCATTACCAGAATTTGTTTCGTTATTCAAAAATTTATGA
- the thpR gene encoding RNA 2',3'-cyclic phosphodiesterase: MRTFVAIEISENDIKKSIKDFQNKLQINAKPINSDQLHFTLQFLGEISEEQVQKVIESLQTIKFSEFTINLKGIGAFPKPKFPRVIWIGTDEEGGKNLIELAKKVENVLKPLGLVSDKPFKPHITIFRIKKKIGDMTEELNKQKFMDFGMQKISRIMLKKSELTSDGPIYSNLEEVIAVK; encoded by the coding sequence ATGCGAACTTTTGTGGCAATTGAGATTTCAGAAAATGACATAAAAAAATCTATTAAAGATTTTCAAAATAAATTACAAATTAATGCAAAGCCAATAAATTCAGATCAATTACATTTTACATTACAATTTTTGGGAGAAATTTCTGAAGAACAAGTGCAAAAAGTAATTGAATCACTACAAACAATCAAGTTTTCTGAATTTACCATAAACTTGAAAGGAATAGGAGCATTTCCCAAACCAAAATTTCCACGAGTGATTTGGATTGGAACAGATGAAGAAGGAGGGAAAAATCTGATTGAATTGGCAAAAAAAGTGGAAAATGTGCTTAAACCTCTAGGATTAGTTTCTGATAAACCATTCAAGCCACACATTACAATATTTAGAATTAAAAAGAAGATTGGAGATATGACAGAGGAATTGAATAAACAAAAGTTTATGGATTTTGGAATGCAAAAAATTTCTAGGATTATGCTGAAAAAAAGTGAACTTACATCTGATGGACCAATCTATTCTAATTTAGAGGAGGTAATTGCTGTAAAATGA
- a CDS encoding AAA family ATPase, protein MTKLIVCLTGMPGAGKSTIAEGLKPKGYDIVNMGNAVREEAKKRNLEPSRSNLGKLMLELREKNGPGAIAELIKPQIESSSSNVILIDGVRSNDEIEVLRKIGNVKLLAIHASTDTRFDFLQKRGRSDDPQTKEHFEERDNRELGVGISNSIALSDYAISNIGLTKDELIESANEIIQSWVL, encoded by the coding sequence ATGACAAAACTAATTGTGTGTTTGACAGGCATGCCAGGTGCTGGAAAATCTACTATTGCTGAAGGACTAAAACCAAAAGGCTATGATATAGTCAATATGGGAAATGCAGTAAGGGAGGAAGCAAAAAAAAGAAATTTGGAACCATCAAGATCAAATCTTGGAAAATTAATGCTTGAACTTAGAGAGAAAAATGGACCTGGTGCAATTGCTGAACTAATAAAACCACAAATTGAATCTTCTTCTTCTAATGTGATTTTGATTGACGGTGTTCGCTCAAATGATGAAATTGAAGTCTTAAGAAAAATTGGAAATGTAAAATTATTAGCTATTCATGCATCAACTGACACTAGATTTGATTTTCTACAAAAAAGAGGTAGATCAGATGATCCTCAAACAAAAGAACATTTTGAAGAAAGAGATAATCGTGAATTAGGTGTTGGAATTAGTAATTCAATTGCGTTATCTGATTATGCAATTTCAAATATTGGATTAACTAAAGATGAATTAATAGAATCTGCAAATGAAATTATCCAAAGTTGGGTATTATGA
- the cca gene encoding CCA tRNA nucleotidyltransferase: MKKIIANIMKNVIPTKTIEKSKEGIAKTALELVKKEIEKFPEIIGVEFGGSFAKGTWLSKDADVDIFVRFKKSISEEKFEKISKKIGFDSLKEFSPYVRYSEHPYVEAKMKDTKINVVPFYDVKAGEWKSAADRSPFHTKFMSKSLTQKMRNEVRILKTFLKSNGIYGAEIAKQGFSGYVSEVLVLHFGSFENMIKSISKIEENQVIGKTSKKFDTSLVIIDPIDSNRNLAAAISDENIGKFILVCRAFKENPKSDFFKNKKSRVSKKHWGNILSIKFNFKMRSPDIIWGQIKRATSSLNTQLELAGFTVLRSRAYTDQQKEAYLLFLLESTKISDIYAKSGPEFFREGSSKSFISKNLSNAELVWIGNNKKIISLEKRKHVDASKFMSEFLKNNLQTGIPKGLQADFKQGFKITIGEKGLSKSIKEVASELISTDGTLLHFN; this comes from the coding sequence ATGAAAAAAATTATTGCTAATATAATGAAGAATGTAATTCCAACAAAAACAATAGAAAAATCAAAAGAAGGAATTGCAAAAACAGCATTAGAATTAGTCAAAAAAGAAATTGAAAAATTTCCTGAAATTATAGGAGTAGAATTTGGTGGATCATTTGCTAAAGGCACATGGCTATCAAAAGATGCAGATGTAGATATTTTTGTTAGATTCAAAAAATCAATTTCAGAAGAGAAATTTGAAAAAATCTCTAAAAAAATTGGTTTTGATTCATTGAAGGAATTTTCTCCATATGTAAGATATTCTGAACACCCATATGTTGAGGCTAAAATGAAGGATACAAAGATCAATGTTGTTCCATTTTATGATGTAAAAGCAGGTGAATGGAAAAGTGCTGCAGACAGATCACCATTTCATACAAAATTCATGTCAAAATCATTAACACAAAAAATGAGAAATGAAGTTAGAATTCTAAAGACATTTCTAAAATCAAATGGAATCTATGGTGCAGAAATTGCAAAACAAGGATTTAGTGGGTATGTATCAGAAGTTCTAGTTTTACATTTTGGAAGTTTTGAAAATATGATAAAATCAATTTCTAAAATTGAAGAAAATCAAGTAATTGGAAAAACTTCAAAGAAATTTGATACATCTTTAGTAATAATTGATCCGATAGATAGTAATAGAAACTTGGCTGCTGCAATATCAGATGAAAATATTGGAAAATTTATTCTTGTTTGTAGGGCCTTTAAAGAAAATCCTAAATCTGATTTTTTTAAGAATAAAAAATCAAGAGTTTCAAAGAAGCACTGGGGAAATATATTATCTATTAAATTCAATTTCAAAATGAGAAGTCCCGATATAATTTGGGGACAGATAAAAAGAGCTACATCATCATTAAACACACAATTAGAATTAGCCGGTTTTACAGTACTAAGGAGTAGAGCATATACAGATCAACAAAAAGAAGCTTATCTCCTATTCCTTTTAGAATCAACAAAAATTTCTGATATTTATGCAAAAAGTGGACCAGAGTTTTTCAGGGAAGGCAGTTCGAAGAGTTTCATTTCGAAGAATCTTTCAAATGCAGAATTAGTATGGATAGGAAATAACAAAAAAATCATCTCTCTAGAAAAGAGAAAACACGTAGATGCCAGTAAATTTATGAGTGAATTTTTGAAAAATAATCTTCAAACAGGTATACCAAAGGGCCTCCAAGCTGATTTCAAACAAGGTTTCAAAATCACTATTGGAGAAAAAGGGTTAAGCAAATCAATTAAAGAGGTCGCAAGTGAATTGATCTCAACTGATGGCACACTCCTTCATTTCAATTAA
- a CDS encoding TRM11 family SAM-dependent methyltransferase, translated as MPESFFVLSKEYLEIAIDEVITIAKTFDRFSKIKIISNLVIIQSKTNWYEISKKATFVKTSGQILRKMSGLFLDEGNFEILKNAKTFVCRIINLSSNQFDIPELENSMGDMISKFSNAKVKLENPDITVYLIFTNKENFFGFSKITKEKKRPKKAISQPHELDWKLTRAMINLVGLKKGETVCDPFCGTGTTLLEAESMGIHGIGLDFDEKMVEITKKNLKENGYKSRVIHSDFQEIKNMADEFDGIVTDFPYGKNTKTSEKPEEIIKKFVTIVPKRKKMAIMYKKELGDKLKLKGLKKYQIYRHKSLTRTILIK; from the coding sequence ATGCCAGAAAGTTTTTTTGTATTATCTAAAGAATATTTAGAGATTGCAATTGATGAGGTTATTACAATAGCAAAAACTTTTGATAGATTTTCTAAAATTAAAATTATTTCAAACTTAGTAATTATTCAATCAAAAACTAATTGGTATGAAATTTCAAAGAAAGCAACATTTGTAAAAACATCAGGACAAATATTACGAAAAATGTCTGGATTGTTTTTAGATGAAGGAAATTTTGAAATATTAAAAAATGCAAAAACATTCGTTTGTAGAATTATCAATTTATCTTCAAATCAGTTCGATATACCAGAATTGGAAAATTCCATGGGTGATATGATTTCAAAATTCTCTAATGCAAAAGTAAAACTTGAAAATCCAGACATTACAGTTTATTTGATTTTTACAAATAAAGAAAATTTTTTTGGGTTTTCCAAGATTACAAAGGAGAAAAAGAGACCAAAAAAGGCAATATCACAGCCACATGAATTAGATTGGAAATTAACAAGGGCAATGATCAATCTAGTTGGATTAAAAAAAGGAGAAACAGTATGTGATCCATTCTGTGGAACTGGTACAACGCTTCTAGAAGCTGAGTCAATGGGAATTCACGGAATTGGTCTAGATTTTGATGAAAAAATGGTTGAAATCACAAAAAAGAATCTCAAAGAAAATGGATACAAATCAAGAGTAATTCATTCAGATTTCCAAGAAATTAAGAACATGGCTGATGAATTTGACGGTATTGTAACAGATTTCCCATATGGAAAAAATACAAAAACATCAGAAAAACCTGAAGAGATCATTAAGAAATTTGTGACTATTGTACCAAAAAGAAAGAAGATGGCTATAATGTACAAAAAGGAATTGGGAGACAAATTGAAATTAAAAGGATTAAAAAAATATCAAATCTATAGGCATAAAAGCTTGACAAGGACAATTCTGATAAAATGA
- a CDS encoding ribose-phosphate diphosphokinase: MGKLSVICGKSSEDLGKKLARKIKANLVKSEVRIFPDGESKITLKGNISKRKSIVVQSIYPPVDTNLIQALSLISKAKETSSEVIVVIPYMGYARQDREFLPGEIVTMKVLAKLFKGAGASKLIAVDIHSLIGLKYFTIKSKNVSAVPDLAAYFKKLSLKNPLVVSPDQGGKERAKEFAKEMGIEFIALQKKRDRKTGKVQIKTKQANVIGRDLILVDDMISTGGSIVNATKFLKKEKCKRVFVACTHALLMNDAEKKIKKSGVTKIISANTIPGNTSIVDVSNTIAKAII, encoded by the coding sequence TTGGGTAAACTATCAGTAATTTGTGGAAAATCCTCTGAAGATTTAGGAAAGAAATTAGCTAGAAAAATTAAAGCAAATTTGGTAAAATCAGAGGTAAGAATTTTTCCTGATGGAGAAAGTAAGATAACACTCAAGGGAAACATATCTAAAAGAAAATCAATTGTTGTCCAATCAATTTATCCACCTGTTGATACAAATCTTATCCAAGCATTATCATTAATCTCAAAAGCTAAAGAAACTTCATCTGAAGTAATTGTTGTAATTCCTTACATGGGATATGCAAGACAAGATAGAGAATTTTTGCCAGGAGAAATTGTTACCATGAAAGTTTTAGCAAAATTGTTCAAGGGTGCTGGTGCATCAAAACTAATTGCAGTAGATATTCACAGTTTAATTGGACTCAAATATTTCACCATAAAATCCAAAAATGTATCAGCTGTCCCAGATTTGGCAGCATATTTCAAGAAATTGAGCCTAAAAAATCCGTTAGTTGTTTCGCCTGATCAAGGTGGAAAAGAAAGAGCAAAAGAATTTGCCAAAGAAATGGGAATAGAATTCATTGCATTACAAAAGAAAAGGGATAGAAAAACTGGTAAAGTACAGATAAAAACAAAACAGGCTAATGTAATAGGGCGTGATCTGATTTTGGTTGATGATATGATCAGTACTGGTGGAAGCATAGTTAATGCAACAAAATTTCTTAAAAAAGAAAAATGCAAGAGAGTTTTTGTTGCATGTACACATGCACTATTGATGAATGATGCTGAAAAGAAAATAAAAAAATCAGGAGTTACAAAAATTATTAGTGCAAATACCATTCCAGGTAATACATCAATAGTTGATGTATCAAATACAATTGCAAAGGCAATAATATAA
- a CDS encoding RIO1 family regulatory kinase/ATPase, with protein sequence MAHSFISIKKFVDEPYSEILGYPKSTPRQTKSRINELDKLKIKSISLTGPTTLGKLEILGKGYVGVVVLAKKGSREVALKIRRIDSQRKEMKSEAKLLKLVNSVNVGPKMIDVSKNFLVMEYIEGIKIVDWVNSLKGVGSVKKLKSTIRKVLEDCYNLDQIGFDHGELSNISKHVIVGKTKSTLIDFESSSVKRRPSNVTSVTQAIFIGSGIAKKVQKIYKNPPKEKIIGALKQYKQEKSLENFENLLKILKL encoded by the coding sequence ATGGCACACTCCTTCATTTCAATTAAGAAATTTGTGGATGAACCATACTCAGAAATTTTGGGATATCCAAAATCAACTCCACGTCAAACAAAGTCTAGAATTAATGAATTAGACAAATTAAAAATTAAATCAATTTCATTGACGGGTCCTACAACATTAGGAAAACTAGAGATTCTTGGAAAAGGATACGTGGGTGTAGTTGTTCTTGCAAAAAAAGGAAGTAGAGAAGTTGCATTAAAAATTAGAAGAATAGATTCGCAAAGAAAAGAAATGAAGAGTGAGGCCAAATTATTGAAGTTAGTAAATTCAGTAAATGTTGGGCCAAAAATGATTGATGTAAGCAAAAATTTTCTGGTGATGGAATACATTGAAGGAATCAAAATTGTTGATTGGGTAAATTCTCTCAAAGGGGTAGGTAGTGTAAAAAAATTGAAATCAACAATAAGAAAAGTTCTTGAAGATTGTTATAATTTGGATCAAATTGGTTTTGATCATGGAGAGTTAAGTAATATCTCAAAACATGTTATTGTTGGAAAAACAAAATCTACTCTAATAGATTTTGAGAGTTCTAGTGTTAAAAGAAGACCATCAAATGTTACATCAGTTACTCAAGCAATTTTTATTGGTTCAGGAATTGCAAAAAAAGTACAAAAAATTTACAAAAATCCACCAAAGGAGAAAATTATTGGTGCACTAAAACAATACAAACAAGAAAAATCTCTTGAAAATTTTGAAAATCTCTTGAAAATTTTGAAATTGTAA
- a CDS encoding RNA-binding domain-containing protein: MKIPNINCKIEMFCAVNPSEDPEKTQKSISNIFPYSTIKTENYSISAESKDLTSLEKIYEVIHSKQSQKTYKRNLQKNLKNDSTWFYLNKQAAFVEKIAICEESEESPLGPIKVILTSSKIDEIIDWFVYGDEN, encoded by the coding sequence ATGAAGATTCCAAATATTAATTGTAAAATTGAAATGTTTTGTGCAGTAAATCCATCTGAAGATCCAGAAAAAACTCAAAAATCAATTTCAAACATTTTTCCATATTCAACCATTAAAACTGAAAATTATTCAATTTCTGCTGAATCAAAAGACCTAACTTCTTTAGAAAAAATATACGAAGTAATTCACTCAAAGCAATCTCAGAAAACCTATAAACGGAATCTTCAAAAAAATCTAAAAAACGATTCAACATGGTTTTATCTAAACAAACAGGCTGCATTTGTAGAAAAAATAGCCATTTGTGAAGAATCTGAAGAATCTCCATTAGGCCCAATCAAAGTTATACTTACTTCGTCAAAAATTGATGAAATCATTGATTGGTTTGTGTATGGAGATGAAAACTAG
- a CDS encoding NAD(P)/FAD-dependent oxidoreductase, with translation MTDIPHVVILGGGFGGLATANEIRNSLSSSQVKITIIDKKDWFMVGFAKLWIINGTRTFENSIGHLNQLEKKEINFIQDEILSIDLQNKNVKTKQEDISYDFLVISLGAVLAPQKIPGLTENGFNLYDHNQLSEIHNKLQNIDSGKIAISIMGMPYKCPPAPFEASLLIDSMLRKRGVRDSVQIDFYSPAPITLPAAGPEVSKKILELVNSEKITFHNSSKIKSVESNKLIFENGEAEFDLLLAVPPHIAPKVIYDSGLAKESGFIQIDRDCKTPFEDVFAVGDVTSLVVTENKAVPKAGIFAEGEGITVAKNIVSKLQSKEESELFDGKGGCFIESGRETASIIEVDMFSQPEPSTSISEQTSENLSSKLEFEKDRLSKWL, from the coding sequence GTGGACTTGCTACTGCAAATGAGATTAGAAACTCATTGTCATCTTCACAGGTCAAAATCACAATTATTGATAAAAAAGACTGGTTTATGGTGGGATTTGCAAAATTATGGATAATAAATGGAACACGAACATTTGAAAATTCTATTGGTCACCTAAATCAGTTAGAAAAAAAAGAAATCAACTTCATACAAGATGAGATACTGTCAATTGATCTTCAAAACAAAAATGTCAAGACTAAACAAGAAGACATCTCTTATGATTTTCTTGTAATATCATTAGGTGCAGTTTTAGCTCCACAAAAAATTCCTGGATTAACAGAAAATGGGTTCAATCTATATGATCACAATCAACTTTCAGAAATTCACAACAAACTCCAAAATATTGATTCTGGAAAAATTGCCATTTCTATAATGGGAATGCCGTACAAATGTCCTCCAGCACCATTTGAGGCCAGTTTATTGATAGATTCCATGCTCAGAAAACGTGGAGTGCGTGATTCTGTTCAAATTGACTTTTACAGCCCAGCTCCAATTACATTACCTGCAGCTGGCCCAGAAGTTAGCAAAAAAATTCTTGAGTTAGTGAACTCTGAAAAAATTACTTTTCACAATTCATCTAAAATAAAATCAGTTGAATCAAACAAATTAATTTTTGAAAATGGCGAAGCTGAATTTGATTTACTTTTAGCTGTTCCACCTCATATTGCACCAAAAGTAATCTATGATTCTGGATTGGCTAAAGAATCTGGATTTATTCAAATAGATAGAGATTGTAAAACTCCATTTGAAGATGTATTTGCAGTTGGTGATGTTACCAGTTTAGTAGTCACAGAAAATAAAGCAGTACCAAAAGCTGGAATTTTTGCAGAAGGTGAGGGTATAACTGTTGCAAAAAATATTGTATCAAAACTTCAATCAAAAGAAGAATCTGAATTATTTGATGGAAAGGGAGGATGTTTTATTGAATCAGGACGAGAAACAGCATCAATTATTGAAGTTGATATGTTTTCACAACCAGAACCTTCTACTAGTATTTCTGAACAAACTTCTGAAAATCTTTCAAGTAAATTAGAATTTGAAAAAGACAGACTTTCCAAATGGCTTTAA